A single genomic interval of Asinibacterium sp. OR53 harbors:
- a CDS encoding adenylate kinase, whose translation MFNIILFGPPGSGKGTQSEKLIAAYGLKHLSTGDLLRSEIAGATPLGLEAKKFMDRGELVPDEVVIGMISAALDNNPQAKGFLFDGFPRTKAQSEALDQLLTQKRTSIGVVLALEVGEEELVKRLLNRGLTSGRSDDNNETVVRARIVEYHKKTSAVADYYQAFDKVVKIKGEGTVEQIFDALCSEINKRLS comes from the coding sequence ATGTTTAATATTATTTTGTTCGGTCCTCCCGGAAGCGGAAAAGGTACACAAAGTGAAAAACTGATCGCTGCTTATGGATTGAAACATTTGTCAACCGGAGATCTGTTGAGAAGTGAAATTGCCGGCGCCACTCCATTGGGACTGGAAGCCAAAAAATTCATGGACAGAGGGGAACTGGTGCCGGATGAAGTGGTTATTGGCATGATCAGCGCCGCGCTTGACAATAATCCCCAGGCCAAAGGCTTTCTTTTCGACGGTTTTCCCCGTACCAAGGCGCAAAGTGAGGCCCTTGACCAGCTATTGACGCAAAAACGCACTTCTATCGGTGTGGTACTGGCGCTCGAAGTAGGTGAGGAAGAGCTGGTTAAGCGGTTGCTCAACCGGGGACTTACCAGCGGCAGGAGCGACGATAACAACGAAACCGTGGTTCGGGCCCGGATCGTGGAATACCATAAAAAGACTTCCGCAGTAGCCGATTATTACCAGGCTTTTGATAAAGTGGTGAAAATCAAGGGAGAAGGAACTGTAGAACAAATATTTGACGCTCTTTGCAGCGAAATTAACAAACGGTTGTCTTAA
- a CDS encoding OmpA family protein, whose product MKVKIYLTALLSSAVLFSCVSPKKLRESQAKYDQLSGTYLDLQSKYRALQDELDKANNKNAALQSAKTNADGQVDDLKKQIDYLKQNNNTVLNQLRDMSVVTNAQAESIRKSLDNIGAKDMYIKDLQGSIARKDSLAMALVMNLKGAIGNLDDKDINIKVDKGVVYVDISDKLLFKNASYDVTERAKEVLGKVAKVLQNQPEIEFMVEGHTDSNPIHSAGIVDNWDLSVKRATSVVRILQNTYGLDPKRMTAAGRSEYLPLADNNTAGGRAANRRTRIVILPQLDQFFKLLETKK is encoded by the coding sequence ATGAAAGTAAAGATTTACTTAACAGCGCTATTGAGTTCAGCGGTATTGTTTTCCTGTGTGAGTCCCAAAAAATTAAGAGAGTCGCAAGCCAAGTACGACCAGCTCAGCGGTACTTACCTCGATTTGCAGTCGAAATACCGCGCATTACAAGATGAACTGGACAAAGCCAACAACAAAAATGCAGCATTGCAGTCCGCGAAAACAAACGCAGATGGACAGGTAGATGATCTCAAAAAACAGATCGATTACCTCAAACAGAATAATAATACGGTATTGAACCAGTTAAGGGATATGTCGGTGGTAACGAATGCGCAGGCAGAAAGCATCCGCAAATCATTGGACAATATCGGGGCAAAAGACATGTACATCAAAGACCTCCAGGGTTCTATTGCACGTAAGGATTCCCTTGCCATGGCGCTGGTGATGAATCTTAAGGGAGCCATTGGCAACCTGGACGACAAAGACATCAACATCAAAGTAGATAAAGGGGTGGTTTATGTAGATATTTCCGACAAGCTTCTTTTCAAAAACGCCAGCTATGATGTTACGGAAAGAGCGAAGGAAGTACTGGGTAAAGTAGCCAAAGTGTTGCAAAACCAGCCTGAGATCGAATTCATGGTGGAAGGCCATACCGATTCCAATCCTATTCACAGCGCAGGTATTGTTGATAACTGGGATCTCAGCGTAAAACGCGCTACCAGCGTGGTGCGCATCCTGCAAAATACCTATGGTCTTGATCCCAAACGCATGACTGCGGCAGGAAGGAGTGAATACCTGCCTCTTGCCGATAACAATACTGCCGGAGGACGTGCTGCTAACCGCAGAACAAGGATTGTTATTCTTCCGCAACTCGACCAGTTCTTTAAATTACTGGAGACGAAAAAATAG
- a CDS encoding DMT family transporter: MTKNTKAHLAGLGANFIFGINYAIIKYVTPSYIQPLAVNVVRVLVSVSLFWSLFLMKPGTAAGIQKKDILRFILCGLTGIALNQVCLIKGLSMTSSFHGAMLSLGTPIFISIFAVWLLKEKMNATRLAGLACGIGGATILIMIRDAGSNTNNIVGDLLALTAAIAYAFYLVLARPLMQSYSALHVTRWVLTIGAIAILPIGWGPFIHTDWQAFHASHWLALGFVAVAGTFLGYLLSVYALSIIGPSATGSYIYTQPVFAAIVSTLFLGDHFTLIKAAATALIFAGVYLVNRKRS, from the coding sequence ATGACCAAAAACACCAAAGCGCACCTGGCCGGATTGGGAGCCAATTTTATTTTCGGTATTAATTATGCCATTATCAAATACGTTACACCGTCTTATATACAACCCCTTGCGGTAAATGTGGTAAGGGTGTTGGTAAGTGTTTCGCTTTTCTGGTCATTGTTTCTCATGAAGCCCGGTACCGCCGCCGGCATTCAGAAAAAAGATATTCTCCGTTTTATTCTGTGCGGACTCACAGGCATTGCATTGAACCAGGTTTGTTTGATCAAGGGCCTTTCCATGACTTCTTCTTTTCATGGCGCTATGCTTTCCCTGGGCACACCTATTTTTATCAGCATCTTTGCTGTATGGCTGTTGAAAGAAAAAATGAATGCAACCAGGTTAGCAGGACTTGCCTGTGGTATCGGTGGCGCTACGATACTGATCATGATCCGGGATGCCGGCAGCAATACAAATAATATAGTAGGCGATCTGTTGGCGCTGACTGCTGCCATCGCTTATGCTTTCTACCTGGTATTGGCAAGACCGTTGATGCAATCTTATAGCGCACTGCATGTTACCCGATGGGTACTCACCATCGGTGCCATCGCTATTTTACCCATAGGATGGGGCCCGTTTATACATACCGACTGGCAGGCATTTCACGCAAGTCACTGGCTGGCATTGGGCTTTGTAGCGGTAGCCGGTACATTTCTCGGCTATTTGCTGAGCGTGTATGCACTTTCTATCATCGGACCTTCTGCCACCGGAAGTTATATTTATACACAACCTGTTTTTGCGGCTATTGTTTCTACACTTTTTCTGGGAGATCATTTTACATTGATAAAAGCAGCAGCAACCGCATTGATCTTTGCGGGTGTATACCTCGTAAACAGAAAGCGCAGCTAA
- the msrB gene encoding peptide-methionine (R)-S-oxide reductase MsrB: MKWIFSLTLACLLGQGCYSQNNQKTDMDQHKKNDNPVYSRTDTGKAVMKDEDWKRVLSPEVYYIARQKGTERPWTSKFENLKEAGTYYCAACGNALFKSDTKFESGCGWPSFYEPISKSSVIYLPDNSLGMSRTEVECGRCKAHLGHVFEDGPPPTGLRYCINGVVLDFEKAKEAEKHYTEKKKSE; this comes from the coding sequence ATGAAATGGATATTTTCATTGACTTTGGCCTGCTTGTTGGGGCAAGGTTGTTATTCTCAAAACAATCAAAAGACCGATATGGATCAGCACAAGAAAAACGATAACCCTGTTTATTCGAGAACAGATACAGGTAAAGCGGTGATGAAAGACGAAGATTGGAAACGCGTATTATCACCCGAAGTTTATTATATCGCGAGGCAAAAAGGTACCGAGCGACCCTGGACCAGTAAGTTTGAAAACCTGAAAGAAGCGGGCACTTATTATTGCGCGGCATGTGGCAATGCGTTGTTTAAAAGTGATACCAAATTCGAAAGTGGTTGCGGATGGCCGAGTTTTTATGAACCCATCAGCAAAAGCTCGGTGATCTATTTACCGGATAATAGCCTGGGCATGAGCCGTACCGAAGTGGAATGCGGCCGCTGCAAAGCGCACCTGGGCCATGTGTTTGAAGATGGTCCCCCACCCACCGGCCTTCGTTATTGTATCAATGGCGTGGTGCTTGACTTTGAAAAGGCGAAAGAAGCGGAGAAGCACTATACCGAGAAAAAGAAATCCGAGTAA
- a CDS encoding 5-oxoprolinase subunit PxpA — protein MMTIDLNCDMGEGMPHDAGLMPFISSANIACGYHAGNADTMKRTVELALQHGVAIGAHPGFKDAANFGRNEMHLPEQALYELVSEQLMLLNRIAWNLGAQLHHVKPHGALYNMAAKDLSMAETIANAVKMVDASLVLYGLSGSNLISAARAAGLKTASEVFADRSYQDDGSLTPRSRSGAMIKSEEEAAAQVLQMVRQQTVTSVNRKPVTILAETICIHGDGEHAVSFAKHIHQALEQNNIEIRKI, from the coding sequence ATGATGACCATCGACCTCAATTGCGACATGGGCGAAGGTATGCCGCATGATGCCGGACTGATGCCTTTTATCAGCAGCGCCAATATTGCCTGCGGCTATCATGCCGGCAATGCCGATACCATGAAACGCACTGTTGAACTGGCTTTGCAGCATGGGGTGGCCATCGGCGCCCACCCGGGTTTCAAAGACGCGGCTAATTTCGGCAGGAACGAAATGCATTTACCCGAACAGGCGTTGTACGAATTGGTAAGCGAACAGTTAATGCTGTTGAATCGAATAGCCTGGAATTTGGGAGCCCAGCTGCATCATGTGAAGCCGCACGGCGCACTTTACAATATGGCGGCCAAAGATCTATCCATGGCTGAAACCATTGCAAACGCTGTTAAAATGGTGGATGCCTCCCTGGTATTATACGGACTCAGTGGTAGTAACCTCATTTCGGCAGCACGTGCGGCAGGATTGAAAACAGCGAGTGAAGTGTTTGCCGATCGCAGCTACCAGGACGATGGAAGCCTTACACCCAGGAGCCGTTCCGGCGCTATGATCAAATCAGAAGAGGAGGCGGCAGCACAAGTGCTGCAGATGGTGCGGCAACAAACCGTTACCAGCGTGAACCGCAAACCCGTTACCATCCTGGCAGAAACCATTTGCATACACGGCGATGGTGAGCACGCCGTTTCCTTTGCAAAACATATTCATCAAGCGTTAGAACAAAACAACATTGAGATCCGGAAAATTTAA
- the pxpB gene encoding 5-oxoprolinase subunit PxpB, translated as MLSIPPYQLRSIGDHALLIDFGQCIDEHIHQWVMAIYDYFQQEPLAGLLDCIPAYSSIAFVYDLVFWRNKTGNSTVVDYLGRIILERLSHVQLSARRKINRVDVPVCYDPTLGIDIINLAAAHGLTVEQVINMHASKSYHVYMLGFLPGFAYMGKVDPRIATERLQQPRTLVKAGSVGIAGEQTGIYPVDSPGGWQLIGQTPLRVFDPRKKDPCFFAPGDEVLFYPITLSEFQKMKAHESAHR; from the coding sequence ATGTTATCGATCCCGCCTTACCAACTGCGCAGTATCGGGGACCATGCCCTGCTCATCGACTTCGGTCAATGCATCGATGAACATATCCACCAATGGGTCATGGCCATCTACGACTATTTTCAGCAGGAACCGCTTGCCGGACTGCTCGATTGTATTCCGGCATACAGCAGTATCGCATTTGTTTATGATTTGGTGTTTTGGCGGAACAAAACAGGCAACTCAACTGTTGTTGATTACCTGGGCAGGATCATCCTCGAAAGGCTCTCCCATGTACAACTGTCCGCCCGCCGGAAAATAAACAGGGTGGATGTTCCCGTCTGCTACGATCCTACCCTGGGCATCGATATCATCAACCTGGCTGCTGCTCATGGATTAACAGTTGAACAGGTGATCAACATGCACGCTTCAAAATCTTACCACGTATATATGCTGGGATTTCTTCCCGGCTTTGCATATATGGGTAAGGTAGATCCCCGCATCGCCACTGAACGGTTACAACAACCCAGAACCCTTGTAAAAGCAGGTAGTGTAGGTATTGCAGGCGAACAGACCGGCATCTACCCGGTTGATTCGCCGGGGGGGTGGCAACTGATCGGACAAACACCTTTGCGGGTATTTGATCCGCGCAAAAAAGATCCCTGCTTTTTCGCACCGGGCGATGAAGTGCTATTTTATCCCATTACCCTTTCCGAGTTTCAAAAAATGAAAGCGCATGAGTCTGCACATCGTTAA
- a CDS encoding histidine phosphatase family protein — protein MKTLLVIRHAKSSWDNISQDDFDRPLNSRGHHDAPEMARRLLAKQLQIDTFISSTAVRAFTTATYFAKAYRLSEKKIIAVPELYHASVAVLFRTISQIDNHYQSAAIFSHNPGITAFVNELCSVKIDNMPTCGIFAVEADTLHWKDFEWAEKSFLFFDYPKL, from the coding sequence ATGAAAACATTATTGGTCATCCGGCACGCAAAAAGCAGTTGGGATAATATTTCCCAGGACGATTTCGACAGGCCCCTCAACAGCAGGGGTCACCACGATGCGCCGGAAATGGCCCGGCGGCTGCTGGCAAAACAATTGCAAATAGACACATTCATTTCCAGTACTGCCGTTCGCGCTTTTACCACAGCTACCTATTTTGCAAAAGCTTATCGCTTATCCGAGAAGAAGATCATCGCTGTTCCGGAATTGTACCATGCATCCGTTGCTGTTCTCTTCCGTACCATTTCACAGATCGATAATCATTATCAGTCTGCCGCCATTTTTTCTCATAACCCCGGTATCACTGCATTCGTTAATGAACTCTGTTCGGTGAAGATCGACAACATGCCTACCTGCGGCATTTTTGCCGTAGAAGCCGATACCTTACACTGGAAGGATTTTGAATGGGCCGAAAAATCTTTTTTGTTTTTCGATTATCCCAAACTTTAG
- a CDS encoding NRAMP family divalent metal transporter produces MRSGKFKPTLFSGVGLGAAFLMANSSIGPGFLTQTTVFTQQLLYSFGFVILVSLLLDIGAQLNTWRILTISELRAQDLANRLLPGLGYLLSVLVILGGFAFNIGNIAGCGLGVNVLTGLSFQQGAIISCVAALVLFWIREIGKMLDHFTKIVGSIKILLTLFIAFSAHPPLLQAIHRTFIPETISSQAIVTIVGGTVGGYITFSGAHRLLDAGIKGKESMQEVNRSAMSGIIISGLMRFILFLATVGVLVHGAVLDHDNPPAGVFRFAAGEFGYRVFGVVLWSAAISSVIGAAYTSVSFMKTFHPLLAKYERLCISIFILLSTAVFVFIGKPRQLLLFAGAINGFILPLALAVILIAVTRKRLMNGYHHPLWMQAAGWIVVLAMGWMSVDAFISWVR; encoded by the coding sequence TTGAGATCCGGAAAATTTAAACCCACTTTATTCAGCGGTGTTGGCCTGGGCGCGGCATTTCTCATGGCCAACTCTTCTATCGGACCTGGTTTCCTTACCCAAACAACTGTTTTCACGCAGCAGTTGTTGTACAGTTTTGGTTTTGTGATATTGGTCTCTTTATTACTCGACATCGGCGCGCAACTGAATACCTGGCGCATCCTTACCATTAGTGAATTAAGGGCGCAGGACCTGGCCAACAGGTTGCTTCCCGGCCTCGGCTATTTGTTGTCTGTGCTGGTGATACTGGGAGGCTTCGCCTTTAACATCGGCAATATTGCCGGATGCGGACTCGGCGTTAACGTGCTCACCGGGCTTTCTTTTCAACAGGGCGCTATCATTAGTTGCGTGGCTGCATTGGTGCTTTTTTGGATACGCGAGATAGGAAAAATGCTCGATCATTTTACCAAGATCGTTGGGTCTATTAAAATACTACTCACCCTTTTCATTGCCTTCAGTGCGCATCCGCCGTTACTGCAAGCGATTCACCGTACTTTCATTCCCGAAACCATCAGCTCACAGGCCATTGTAACCATTGTGGGTGGTACAGTGGGCGGTTATATCACATTCTCCGGCGCACACCGGCTGCTCGATGCCGGTATCAAAGGGAAAGAAAGCATGCAGGAAGTGAACCGCAGTGCAATGAGCGGTATCATTATATCAGGACTCATGCGTTTCATTCTCTTTCTCGCTACAGTGGGTGTATTGGTACATGGTGCGGTACTTGATCACGATAATCCTCCTGCAGGTGTGTTCCGTTTTGCAGCAGGCGAATTCGGTTACCGGGTATTCGGTGTGGTGTTGTGGAGCGCCGCTATTTCTTCCGTCATTGGCGCTGCATATACTTCTGTTTCTTTCATGAAAACCTTTCACCCTTTGCTGGCAAAATATGAACGCCTTTGTATTTCCATTTTTATCCTGTTGTCAACTGCTGTGTTTGTTTTCATCGGTAAGCCCAGGCAGTTATTGCTTTTTGCCGGAGCTATCAACGGGTTCATTCTCCCACTCGCACTCGCCGTTATATTAATAGCTGTTACAAGAAAACGGTTGATGAACGGGTACCATCACCCCCTTTGGATGCAGGCAGCGGGCTGGATTGTAGTATTAGCCATGGGGTGGATGAGTGTTGATGCTTTTATCAGTTGGGTCAGGTAA
- a CDS encoding glycosyltransferase → MPGTFNIQRVLVAPLDWGLGHATRCIPIIDALKKQGFKVFIAAEGAQRVLLEKEFPELTMLPLKGYRVRYSRKKSWLPFKLLAQLPGLLQTIAREHRWLEHVVETHAIDLVIADNRYGLYSNRIPCVFMTHQLQIKAPYNWLESLIQKINYHYIERFKVCWVPDDASENNVSGSLSHPRQLPRIPVHYIGLLTRFEPVETEHRYDRCILLSGPEPQRSLLEQQVLPGLTALGGETLLVRGKPGNDEKLAPINGVRIENHLSTTALQAAILQSDVIICRSGYTTIMELMVLQKKSILIPTPGQTEQEYLAGLLKKKQYAYSEKQTGFRLPNALRASAAFPYQWPVLHRFCEKDLPELLKTVL, encoded by the coding sequence GTGCCGGGAACTTTTAACATACAACGGGTTTTAGTGGCCCCGCTCGATTGGGGTCTGGGACATGCTACCCGTTGCATACCCATCATTGATGCGTTGAAGAAGCAGGGTTTTAAGGTGTTCATAGCAGCGGAAGGCGCGCAAAGGGTGCTGTTGGAGAAGGAATTCCCGGAACTGACGATGCTCCCACTCAAAGGCTATCGTGTACGATATAGCAGGAAAAAGAGCTGGTTGCCATTTAAACTGTTGGCGCAACTACCGGGATTATTGCAAACCATTGCCCGGGAACACCGGTGGTTGGAACACGTGGTTGAAACACATGCGATAGACCTGGTGATAGCTGATAACCGGTATGGCCTTTACAGTAATCGTATACCCTGCGTTTTCATGACGCACCAATTGCAGATCAAAGCGCCTTATAATTGGCTGGAATCCCTGATACAAAAGATCAACTACCATTATATTGAACGGTTCAAAGTTTGCTGGGTGCCGGATGATGCTTCGGAGAACAATGTAAGTGGCAGTTTATCCCATCCCCGCCAACTGCCCCGGATACCGGTTCATTATATTGGCCTGCTTACCCGCTTTGAGCCGGTGGAGACAGAACACAGGTATGATCGCTGCATTCTTTTGTCGGGCCCCGAACCTCAGCGCAGCCTGCTGGAACAACAGGTCTTGCCGGGTCTGACAGCACTCGGCGGCGAAACGCTGTTGGTTCGTGGAAAACCGGGCAACGATGAAAAATTGGCGCCGATCAATGGCGTGAGGATAGAAAACCATTTGTCTACTACTGCATTGCAGGCTGCTATATTGCAAAGCGACGTGATTATATGCAGGAGCGGCTATACTACCATTATGGAACTGATGGTCTTGCAAAAAAAATCGATACTGATTCCCACACCTGGTCAAACAGAACAGGAATACCTGGCCGGGCTGCTCAAAAAGAAGCAATATGCCTACAGCGAAAAGCAAACAGGTTTCCGTCTGCCAAACGCGCTCCGTGCATCGGCAGCTTTTCCTTATCAATGGCCGGTATTGCACAGGTTCTGCGAAAAAGATCTGCCAGAGCTGTTGAAAACCGTTCTTTAA
- a CDS encoding murein L,D-transpeptidase catalytic domain family protein, whose product MGRSFIRSFGVFVLIISASLAFMSFVVANNSGSTIPVSAPNTVPVIQFTANEGDARLSLYEKLALDSLGLSHEAFEYALKGHDQLLSDGKIEKDNLLSIIDFSLPSGKKRLFVIDLESGELLFNTYVAHGRNSGKDIATKFSNKPNSFKSSLGFYVTGNTYTGKHGYSMRLNGEESGINDKAEGRGIVMHSAAYANENSIEERGFIGRSLGCPAIPKNVHRQIIETICHGSCLFMYSPDTYYLSHSKLI is encoded by the coding sequence ATGGGTAGATCATTCATCCGGTCTTTCGGGGTATTTGTGTTGATTATTTCGGCCTCCCTGGCCTTTATGAGTTTTGTTGTTGCAAACAACTCTGGCAGTACGATTCCGGTATCCGCTCCAAATACAGTTCCGGTTATTCAATTCACGGCAAACGAAGGAGATGCCCGGCTTTCCCTTTACGAAAAGCTGGCGCTTGACTCACTGGGTCTCTCACACGAAGCATTCGAATATGCCTTGAAAGGTCATGACCAGTTATTAAGCGATGGAAAAATTGAAAAGGACAACCTGCTTTCGATCATCGACTTTTCCCTTCCTTCCGGTAAAAAACGGCTTTTTGTTATAGACCTGGAATCGGGAGAGCTTCTGTTCAATACGTATGTAGCACATGGCAGGAATTCTGGTAAAGACATTGCCACCAAATTCTCTAACAAACCCAACAGCTTCAAAAGCAGTCTCGGGTTTTATGTAACCGGCAATACCTATACCGGCAAACACGGCTATTCCATGCGTCTTAACGGCGAAGAATCCGGTATCAACGACAAAGCAGAAGGCAGGGGCATTGTGATGCACAGCGCCGCTTATGCCAATGAAAATTCCATAGAAGAGCGTGGCTTCATTGGCCGCAGCCTGGGTTGCCCGGCCATTCCGAAAAATGTACACCGGCAGATCATTGAAACCATCTGTCACGGAAGTTGTTTGTTCATGTACAGTCCGGATACTTATTATTTAAGTCATTCTAAACTGATCTGA
- a CDS encoding biotin-dependent carboxyltransferase family protein codes for MSLHIVKKGILDSIQDAGHYGRQHLGIGPGGVMDFIAFRTANALVGNSKGEAVLEMHFPGPVIHFTADCLIALSGADFGAVIDEVDININQPLVVNKGSILRFQQKRNGARCYLAVRGGLNNELFPYHFSGENEVVALPWKADLYGLYNNDRIRFVQGSFFCQLSESSRQHFCNSPFSITTQSNRMGYRLKGEALQLTEKQELVSAAVTKGTIQLLPNGQLIVLMADHQTIGGYPCIGHVISADIPSLAQSDNGQALAFESVSIAEAETLRLHQEQHLQQLQYSCTFRMQEYFSL; via the coding sequence ATGAGTCTGCACATCGTTAAAAAAGGCATACTCGACAGCATACAGGATGCGGGGCATTATGGCCGGCAACACCTGGGTATTGGCCCGGGCGGGGTGATGGATTTTATCGCTTTCCGCACAGCCAACGCACTCGTAGGAAACAGCAAGGGTGAAGCCGTACTGGAAATGCATTTCCCCGGTCCTGTTATCCATTTTACAGCAGATTGTTTGATTGCACTGAGCGGCGCCGATTTTGGCGCCGTCATCGACGAGGTAGACATCAACATCAACCAGCCACTGGTAGTCAATAAAGGTTCCATACTTCGCTTTCAACAAAAAAGAAACGGTGCGCGTTGCTATCTGGCGGTCAGGGGCGGACTGAATAATGAATTGTTCCCTTATCATTTTTCCGGTGAAAATGAAGTGGTGGCTTTACCCTGGAAAGCCGATCTATACGGACTCTACAACAATGACCGCATTCGATTCGTTCAGGGTTCTTTTTTTTGTCAACTCTCCGAATCGAGCCGGCAGCATTTCTGCAACAGCCCTTTCAGCATCACAACCCAAAGCAACCGTATGGGTTACCGGTTGAAAGGAGAAGCTTTGCAATTAACAGAAAAGCAGGAGCTGGTTTCCGCTGCCGTAACAAAAGGCACCATCCAGTTATTGCCCAATGGTCAGCTCATTGTGCTGATGGCCGATCACCAGACCATTGGCGGATATCCTTGTATCGGTCACGTGATCAGCGCCGATATTCCTTCACTCGCACAGTCAGATAATGGCCAGGCGCTTGCTTTTGAATCCGTTTCCATTGCCGAAGCAGAAACGCTGCGACTCCACCAGGAGCAACATTTGCAACAACTGCAATATTCCTGTACCTTCCGTATGCAAGAATATTTTTCATTGTAA
- a CDS encoding pyridoxal phosphate-dependent aminotransferase — MNQPKLSHLAETLIGSEIVKLGNAISERIRAGEKIYNFTIGDFDPAIFPIPAALEAEIIRCYKEHYTNYPAAEGILDLRRAVSLFLKEREGLDYTEQEIQVASGGRPLIYTIFRAIVDKGDKVIYGVPSWNNNHYAHMTAGEHCVIECHPENDFMPTAADIKPHIKGAALLCICTPQNPTGTTLTKTALEEICDLVLEENKQRAAGEKKLYLMFDQMYWTLTFGNTRHYNPITLRPEMKAYTVFVDGISKAFAATGVRVGWSMGPASVIAKMKAILSHLGAWAPMPEQNAVAKFLGEKEAIDHYLAHFKAEINERLQKIYAGFIALKEKGYAVDAVAPQAAIYLTVKIDLTGKTTAAGAVLQKQSDVTSYILHEAKLAVVPFSAFGAGADSPWYRLSVGTCKKEEIGEVFEKLERALAVLK, encoded by the coding sequence ATGAATCAACCGAAACTGAGCCACCTTGCAGAGACACTCATCGGCAGTGAGATCGTGAAGCTGGGCAATGCCATCAGCGAAAGGATCAGGGCAGGCGAAAAAATTTACAATTTTACCATCGGGGATTTCGACCCGGCTATCTTTCCCATTCCGGCAGCGTTGGAAGCAGAGATCATCCGCTGTTACAAGGAGCACTACACCAACTATCCGGCAGCGGAAGGGATACTGGACCTGCGCAGGGCGGTGAGTTTGTTTTTGAAAGAACGTGAAGGGCTTGATTATACCGAGCAGGAAATACAGGTAGCTTCCGGCGGCAGGCCATTGATCTATACCATCTTCAGGGCGATTGTAGACAAAGGCGATAAAGTGATCTATGGTGTTCCTTCCTGGAATAACAACCACTATGCCCACATGACGGCCGGCGAGCATTGTGTGATCGAATGCCATCCCGAGAATGATTTCATGCCCACTGCGGCTGATATCAAACCCCATATCAAAGGTGCAGCGCTGCTTTGCATTTGCACCCCGCAGAACCCTACCGGTACCACCCTTACTAAAACGGCGCTGGAAGAGATCTGCGATTTGGTGCTGGAAGAAAACAAACAAAGAGCTGCGGGAGAAAAGAAATTGTACCTGATGTTCGACCAGATGTATTGGACTCTCACCTTTGGTAACACCCGGCATTACAACCCTATAACGCTCAGGCCCGAAATGAAAGCGTATACTGTTTTTGTAGATGGTATTTCAAAAGCCTTTGCGGCAACAGGTGTGCGTGTGGGCTGGTCTATGGGACCCGCTTCGGTTATTGCTAAGATGAAAGCGATCCTGAGTCACCTTGGCGCATGGGCGCCCATGCCCGAGCAAAACGCTGTTGCGAAATTCCTGGGAGAGAAAGAAGCCATCGATCATTACCTCGCTCATTTTAAAGCAGAGATCAATGAACGGCTTCAAAAAATATATGCAGGATTCATTGCACTGAAAGAAAAAGGATATGCTGTGGATGCTGTTGCACCTCAGGCCGCTATCTATCTTACCGTTAAAATAGACCTTACAGGTAAAACAACAGCTGCGGGTGCTGTTTTACAAAAACAGTCAGACGTTACTTCTTATATACTGCACGAAGCCAAATTGGCGGTGGTTCCTTTTTCTGCATTTGGTGCAGGAGCCGACAGTCCCTGGTATCGCCTGAGCGTAGGAACCTGTAAAAAAGAAGAAATAGGAGAAGTGTTTGAAAAACTGGAAAGGGCCCTCGCTGTGCTGAAGTAA